A part of Candidatus Aegiribacteria sp. genomic DNA contains:
- a CDS encoding LapA family protein — protein MKPKMVAILILAVVLVVFVIQNSNVADVHLFFWTISMSMIILIFFVALIGFAIGYLTHHFVIERKNKK, from the coding sequence ATGAAACCTAAAATGGTCGCAATTCTGATCCTGGCGGTAGTACTTGTTGTCTTCGTCATTCAGAACTCAAATGTAGCCGATGTGCATCTTTTCTTCTGGACTATAAGCATGTCCATGATAATCCTTATATTCTTCGTTGCCCTGATCGGCTTCGCTATAGGATACCTTACACATCACTTTGTAATTGAGCGTAAAAATAAGAAGTAA
- a CDS encoding Fic family protein translates to MSEPVKYHIGGFPPDDLDWESLIPLIGPANAALARYDGTLHAIPNVAVLLSPLMTQEAVLSSKIEGTQATMSEVLEFEAEGDVKSIPVEKRDDIEEILNYRQAMYHAEIMLEKLPLCQRVIRETHKVLMTGVRGHKKSPGKYRKGSNWIGPPGCTIEEAKFIPVSAGILPDAMSAWEKYIHADSLDRLVQLAVLHAEFEAIHPFLDGNGRLGRMLVPLFMAKTELLSVPMFYISAFFERNRDEYYERLLTVSRDGDWTQWVSYFLEAIIQQAEENQRKADAILGLYEKSKAEFSKVIHSQYSINALDFIFQRPIFRSPDFIKDPEIPSPTARRILKLLRDNCTLTTIRPGGGRRAGIYAFSELLNIAEGRDLF, encoded by the coding sequence ATGTCTGAACCCGTTAAGTATCATATCGGAGGTTTTCCTCCTGATGATTTGGATTGGGAAAGTTTGATTCCTTTGATTGGTCCGGCAAACGCGGCATTGGCTAGATATGATGGAACATTGCATGCGATACCTAATGTTGCTGTGTTGCTATCACCACTGATGACACAGGAAGCAGTGCTGTCTTCGAAAATTGAAGGAACTCAGGCTACAATGAGTGAAGTGCTGGAGTTTGAAGCGGAAGGAGATGTGAAGTCGATCCCGGTTGAGAAACGTGATGATATAGAAGAGATCCTTAACTATAGACAGGCTATGTATCACGCTGAGATCATGCTTGAGAAACTACCCCTCTGCCAACGGGTTATTCGGGAAACACATAAAGTACTGATGACCGGGGTTCGTGGTCATAAGAAATCACCTGGAAAATATCGAAAGGGATCTAACTGGATTGGTCCACCTGGATGCACGATTGAGGAAGCAAAGTTCATACCTGTTTCAGCTGGTATACTTCCGGATGCAATGAGTGCATGGGAGAAATATATACATGCCGATTCGCTGGATCGCCTTGTCCAATTGGCTGTTCTCCATGCCGAATTCGAGGCTATACATCCATTTCTTGATGGTAATGGTAGACTTGGACGAATGCTTGTACCGTTGTTCATGGCTAAGACGGAACTACTATCTGTCCCCATGTTTTACATTAGCGCCTTTTTTGAACGAAATCGCGATGAGTATTATGAGCGACTTCTTACTGTATCACGCGATGGAGATTGGACTCAGTGGGTAAGCTATTTCCTTGAAGCAATAATCCAGCAGGCTGAGGAGAATCAAAGGAAAGCTGATGCTATCCTTGGTTTATATGAAAAGAGCAAAGCTGAATTCTCTAAGGTTATTCATTCACAGTATAGCATTAATGCCCTGGACTTCATTTTCCAGAGACCAATTTTCCGATCACCGGATTTCATTAAGGATCCAGAAATACCTTCTCCAACCGCAAGAAGGATACTGAAATTGCTTAGAGATAATTGTACCCTTACAACAATACGACCGGGAGGTGGTCGACGAGCGGGTATTTACGCATTCTCAGAACTACTTAATATCGCTGAGGGGAGGGATCTTTTTTAA